A single window of Periophthalmus magnuspinnatus isolate fPerMag1 chromosome 22, fPerMag1.2.pri, whole genome shotgun sequence DNA harbors:
- the LOC117390873 gene encoding high-affinity choline transporter 1-like, which yields MAVNIPGVIAIVLFYLLVLGTGIWASFKSKREQKKSGAKEMEMAVLGNRKINLVVGIFTMTATWVGGGFVVGTTEMAYTPSMGLTFTMLMLMAYFATFVICGFMFAKPMRDKKYATMLDPFQRQYGRALTAALTLVSVCLDLLMLAGILICLGSTLSVVLDVSYSVCIWVSALVAITYTLLGGLYSVAYTDIIQLILVFGSLWLCVPFVLMNPSTLDISQTFINNTLQAPWAGQTDVNTIGIKLDDFLYLALGSLGYQCVHQRTLSASSTRTATITCCFASVLTVVLGIPSLLIGAAASSTDWNQTSYGSPSPYERGEAARVLPISLQHLTPSYISIIGIGCVAAAAMSSADSVMLSAASVFTVNIYKSIIRPQASGREFQWVIRVSVTVAGVIVCLRLLCGAPTIGLPVILHFPGCTLEDGVYVQYSPVKTICMLCTLAAILFFSYLASLLFSRGLLPESWDVFQIKLQNLPPPPAPLEGTQGHVTDVTKNNDCEVELIEPMMSF from the exons ATGGCAgtgaacatacctggagttatagCCATTGTGCTCTTTTATCTGCTGGTTCTGGGGACTGGGATCTGGGCTTCCTTTAAGTCCAAAAGAGAGCAGAAGAAAAGTGGAGCCAAAGAGATGGAGATGGCTGTCCTGGGAAACCGTAAAATCAACTTAGTTGTTGGGATTTTTACCATGACAG CCACATGGGTTGGAGGAGGATTTGTAGTGGGCACCACAGAAATGGCCTACACTCCTTCAATGGGACTAACCTTCACTATGTTAATGCTGATGGCATACTTTGCaacttttgtcattt gtggATTTATGTTTGCAAAGCCAATGAGAGATAAGAAATATGCAACAATGTTGGACCCATTCCAGAGGCAGTATGGGAGAGCCCTGACTGCTGCGCTAACTCTGGTGTCTGTCTGCCTGGACCTTCTTATGTTGGCCGGAATCCTCATCTGCCTTG GCTCGACACTGAGCGTGGTCCTGGATGTGTCTTACAGTGTATGTATCTGGGTCTCTGCTCTTGTGGCCATCACCTACACTCTGCTGGGAGGCCTCTACTCCGTGGCCTACACAGACATTATACAGCTCATCCTGGTATTTGGCAGCTTG TGGCTGTGTGTCCCCTTTGTCCTGATGAACCCTTCTACTCTAGACATTAGCCAGACTTTCATCAATAACACACTACAAGCTCCGTGGGCCGGGCAAACGGATGTGAACACCATTGGGATAAAACTGGATGATTTCTTATATTTG GCCTTGGGAAGTCTGGGATACCAGTGtgttcaccagaggacactgtCGGCCTCCTCTACTCGCACAGCCACAATCACCTGCTGCTTTGCTTCTGTCCTCACTGTGGTACTGGGGATTCCCTCACTTCTGATTGGAGCTGCAGCCTCCTCAACAG ACTGGAACCAGACGTCTTATGGCTCTCCGTCTCCATATGAACGGGGAGAAGCTGCTCGAGTCCTGCCCATCTCTCTGCAGCACCTCACCCCGTCCTACATCTCCATCATTGGGATTGGCTGTGTGGCTGCTGCCGCCATGTCCTCTGCAGACTCTGTGATGCTGTCTGCTGCCTCTGTCTTCACTGTCAACATTTACAAGAGCATTATCAGACCTCAA GCATCTGGCAGAGAGTTCCAGTGGGTGATCCGTGTGTCTGTGACTGTAGCTGGTGTAATTG TTTGTTTAAGGCTTCTGTGTGGGGCTCCAACCATAGGCCTGCCTGTGATACTACATTTCCCAGGATGCACTCTGGAGGACGGTGTCTATGTACAGTACTCTCCAGTTAAAACCATCTGTATGCTGTGTACCCTGGCAGCCATCTTGTTCTTCTCCTACCTGGCTTCTTTACTTTTCAGCAGAGGCCTACTTCCTGAGAGCTGGGACGTGTTTCAGATCAAACTGCAGAACTTgcctcctccacctgctccactaGAGGGAACTCAAGGGCACGTTACTGATGTGACTAAGAATAATGACTGTGAGGTAGAACTCATTGAGCCAATGATGAGCTTCTGA
- the slc18b1 gene encoding MFS-type transporter SLC18B1, producing the protein MDTDNEFEQRDVNNAHIDSPEPSQRMTKQQILTLISIASVNFSSMICYSILGPFFPNEAVKKGASQTDIGLIFGCYAVCNLIGSLILGKYIVQIGAKFMLVAGLFVSSGCTIIFGLLDRVPAGPPFIALCFIVRSIDALGFAAAMTSSFALTAKIFPNNVATVLGSLEIFTGLGLILGPPVGGWFYQSFGYEVPFMLLGCFLLIMVPFNIYVLPTIDADPSKDSFFRLLKNLKILLISYVIFTLSAGLGFLDTTLSLFAIEKFNLSPGYVGLIMLGLSLPYCLASPLMGYFTDKYPATRSWFMVTGGFATAVGFCLLGPAPFLNISGPLWLLVVMLGVIGFSLGMTALPTFPEIITCVYDQGFEEGLSTLGMVSGLFGAVWSFGMFYGPIVGGLITQNLSFEWAAVIQGGLAFVAAFLLGLHYIFHKPPTQRQITELTTQEETSPLLNP; encoded by the exons ATGGACACGGATAATGAATTTGAACAGAGAG ATGTCAATAATGCCCACATTGACTCTCCAGAGCCATCACAGAGGATGACAAAACAGCAGATCCTCACCCTCATTTCTATAGCATCAGTGAACTTCAGCTCAATGATATGTTACTCAATTTTAGGTCCTTTTTTCCCAAATGAG GCTGTAAAAAAAGGTGCCAGTCAAACTGACATAGGCCTCATATTTGGCTGCTATGCTGTCTGTAATTTAATTGGTTCATTAATTTTAGGAAAATAT ATTGTCCAAATAGGTGCAAAGTTTATGCTTGTTGCAGGACTATTTGTGTCATCAGGATGCACCATAATATTTGG ATTACTGGACCGTGTACCTGCAGGCCCTCCTTTCATTGCTCTGTGTTTTATAGTGCGGTCCATAGATGCGTTGGGCTTTGCTGCTGCAATGACCTCTTCTTTTGCACTGACAGCGAAAATCTTCCCCAACAATGTGGCAACTGTTTTG GGTAGTCTGGAGATCTTCACTGGCCTTGGGCTGATCCTGGGACCACCAGTCGGGGGATGGTTTTACCAGTCTTTTGGATATGAAGTCCCATTCATGCTTCTTGGCTGTTTCCTCTTAATTATGGTCCCCTTCAATATTTACGTCTTACCCACTATTG atGCGGATCCATCCAAAGACTCCTTCTTTCGTCTTCTGAAGAATTTAAAAATACTCCTTATCAGCTATGTCATATTCACATTAAGTGCAGGCTTGGGTTTCCTGGATACAACATTGTCACTTTTTGCCATTGAGAAG TTCAATCTCTCCCCAGGCTATGTTGGCCTCATCATGCTTGGCTTGTCTTTACCTTACTGCCTGGCATCTCCACTGATGGGCTATTTCACTGATAAATATCCT GCCACCAGGAGTTGGTTTATGGTGACCGGGGGGTTCGCTACTGCAGTTGGTTTCTGTCTGCTTGGCCCTGCtccatttttgaatatttctgg GCCGCTGTGGCTGTTGGTTGTCATGCTCGGTGTAATTGGGTTTTCTCTGGGCATGACTGCTCTCCCTACGTTCCCAGAGATCATCACATGTGTGTA TGACCAAGGATTTGAGGAAGGCCTGAGCACACTGGGGATGGTGTCTGGCTTGTTTGGAGCAGTTTGGTCCTTTGG CATGTTTTATGGACCCATCGTCGGCGGTCTTATTACACAGAACCTAAGCTTTGAGTGGGCAGCAGTGATACAAGGAGGACTGGCCTTTGTGGCT GCATTTTTACTGGGTCTACACTACATCTTTCACAAACCGCCAACACAAAG GCAAATAACTGAATTAACAACACAAGAAGAAACCTCTCCACTTCTGAATccataa